A section of the Ogataea parapolymorpha DL-1 chromosome II, whole genome shotgun sequence genome encodes:
- a CDS encoding DNA-directed RNA polymerase III subunit RPC1, which produces MKETVVDFTPKCISGIEFGALSAAEIVAQSEVEVATRNLFDLDHGRAPVANGALDTKMGISSKSGECATCHGNLNTCHGHFGHIKLALPVFHVGYFKSIIQVLQTICKTCSAVLLDEASKRQFLNDLRRPGLDNLRRMKILKKLLDQAKKQRRCLRCGALNGVVKKAAAGAGPAALKIIHDTFRWVGKKGADEKLQWDEDFEDLFDENPDLEKFFKRCFDDLNPLKVLNLFKQVDTSDCELLGIDPSKGGRPEMYLWRYLPAPPVCIRPSVVMTDTNTSNEDDLTVKLTEIVWTSSMIRAGIEKGISINSLMEQWDYLQLAVAMYINSDSASPSALSGGTSTKSAKPIRGLCQRLKGKQGRFRGNLSGKRVDFSGRTVISPDPNLRIDEVAVPDRVAKVLTYPERVTRYNKAKLQALIINGPDVHPGANYLVKKHEDVKRNLRYGDRNKLAKQLAVGDIVERHIEDGDIVLFNRQPSLHRLSIMSHFAKIRPWRTFRLNECVCTPYNADFDGDEMNLHVPQTEEARAEAMNLMGVKNNLLTPKSGEPIIAATQDFITGSYLISNKDSFYDRATFTQMLAMMSDGALHVDIPPPAIFKPAFMWTGKQLFSLLIRPNRQSKVVINLDAKNKTFVPPPPGMPSEMSPNDGFVVIRNSQILSGVMDKSTLGDGKKHSVFYTILRDYGADEAANAMNRMAKLCARYLGNRGFSIGINDVTPGENLKNRKEQLVEIAYRKCDELITLFKTGKLETQPGCNEEQTLEAKIGGLLSKVREEVGEVCIKELDKSNAPLIMATCGSKGSTLNVSQMVAVVGQQIISGHRVPDGFQDRSLPHFLKNSKSPQSKGFVRNSFFSGLSPPEFLFHAISGREGLVDTAVKTAETGYTSRRLMKSMEDLSAGYDETVRNSSNGIVQFNYGGDGLDPLDMEGDARPVNFNRTWDHAFHVTLDHHEQGLYPYEALRIADSVLQPLKDRLVRVDNLGRPLAGRDAEKIEYVDRHDAERDFYSSIRAYIETKCRSIARLREQRGLDPLLEAPEASEGPGTRPVSDPERERVVTQLAKVSESMIREFLRLCLHKYLKAKVEPGTAVGAIGAHSIGEPGTQMTLKTFHFAGVASMNVTLGVPRIKEIINASKVISTPIINAVLVNDEDERAARVVKGRIEKTILEDVAFFIEDVYKENQAYLQVKIDLHTIERLQLELTIDQIASAIVDAPKLKISRGDVAIVGKNRIQVFVSETGNETGKTARTASSRESSVVKDADERERLERTSLFFRMQQLRRVLTKVVVKGLPDISRAVINVKDDGKKELLVEGYGLKAVMATDGVVAHRTKTNHVLEIFDVLGIEAARASIISEIDYTMGSHGMAVDPRHIQLLGDVMTYKGEVLGITRFGLAKMRDSVLQLASFEKTTDHLFDAAFYMKKDLVEGVSERIILGQTMSIGTGAFKLAAQSKVDPDKLRKKETLFEDLCAPVAAAA; this is translated from the coding sequence ATGAAAGAAACTGTTGTTGATTTCACGCCCAAATGCATTTCTGGGATCGAGTTTGGCGCGTTGTCGGCAGCAGAGATAGTTGCCCAGAGCGAGGTGGAGGTGGCCACGCGCAACCTGTTCGATCTGGACCACGGCCGTGCTCCAGTTGCGAACGGTGCCCTGGACACCAAGATGGGTATTTCGTCCAAGAGCGGCGAGTGCGCCACCTGCCATGGCAATCTGAACACGTGCCATGGCCACTTTGGCCACATCAAGCTTGCGCTGCCCGTTTTCCACGTGGGATACTTTAAGTCTATCATCCAGGTGCTTCAGACGATCTGCAAGACCTGCTCTGCAGTGCTActggacgaggccagcAAACGGCAATTTCTAAATGACCTCAGACGGCCCGGTCTTGACAACCTGCGGCGCATGAAGATCCTTAAGAAACTGCTTGACcaggccaagaaacagcGCCGGTGCCTGCGGTGCGGTGCACTGAACGGCGTGGTCAAGAAAGCGGCTGCCGGGGCCGGTCCTGCCGCGCTCAAGATCATCCACGACACGTTCAGATGGGTCGGCAAGAAGGGTGCGGACGAGAAGTTGCAATGGGACGAGGATTTCGAGGACctgtttgacgagaacccagatctggagaaatttTTCAAGCGATGCTTTGACGACCTCAATCCTCTAAAAGTGCTGAATTTGTTTAAACAGGTGGACACGAGCGACTGCGAGCTGCTGGGAATCGACCCGTCCAAGGGCGGACGGCCAGAAATGTACCTGTGGCGGTACCTGCCCGCGCCGCCCGTGTGTATCCGGCCGTCTGTGGTGATGACCGACACCAACACGTCGAACGAGGACGACTTGACGGTCAAGCTGACAGAGATCGTGTGGACGTCGTCGATGATCCGGGCGGGCATCGAGAAGGGCATTTCGATCAATTCGCTGATGGAGCAGTGGGATTACCTGCAGCTGGCGGTGGCCATGTACATCAACTCGGACTCGGCGTCTCCGTCGGCTCTTTCTGGTGGCACGAGCACCAAGTCGGCCAAACCCATCAGGGGCCTGTGCCAGCGGCTCAAGGGCAAGCAGGGCCGGTTCAGGGGTAATTTGTCGGGAAAAAGAGTGGACTTTTCAGGGCGCACGGTGATCAGTCCGGACCCGAACCTGCgcatcgacgaggtggcTGTTCCGGACCGCGTGGCAAAAGTCTTGACGTATCCTGAGCGTGTGACGCGCTATaacaaggccaagctgcAGGCCTTGATCATCAACGGCCCCGATGTGCACCCGGGAGCCAACTATCTGGTGAAAAAACACGAGGACGTGAAACGGAACCTGCGGTACGGTGACCGCAACAAACTGGCGAAACAGCTGGCCGTGGGCGATATCGTGGAAAGACACATTGAGGACGGCGACATTGTGCTGTTCAACAGACAGCCGTCATTGCACAGACTGTCGATCATGTCGCATTTCGCCAAGATCCGGCCGTGGCGGACGTTCCGGCTGAACGAGTGTGTTTGCACGCCGTACAACGCTGATTTCGACGGAGACGAGATGAACTTACACGTTCCGCAGACGGAGGAGGCGCGCGCAGAGGCCATGAATCTGATGGGCGTGAAGAACAACCTGCTGACGCCCAAGTCGGGCGAGCCGATCATTGCGGCGACACAGGACTTCATCACGGGGTCGTACCTGATCTCTAACAAAGACTCGTTTTACGACCGCGCCACGTTCACACAGATGCTGGCAATGATGTCTGACGGTGCGTTGCACGTTGACATTCCGCCGCCGGCGATCTTCAAGCCTGCGTTCATGTGGACGGGCAAGCAGCTGTTCAGTCTGCTGATCCGGCCCAACAGACAGTCCAAGGTTGTAATCAACCTGGACGCGAAAAACAAGACGTTTGTGCCGCCGCCGCCGGGCATGCCGAGCGAGATGTCGCCAAACGATGGGTTTGTGGTGATCCGCAACTCGCAGATCCTGTCGGGCGTGATGGACAAATCGACGCTCGGAGACGGGAAGAAGCATTCTGTGTTCTACACGATTTTGCGCGACTACGGGGCTGATGAGGCGGCCAACGCCATGAACAGGATGGCCAAGCTGTGCGCGCGGTATCTGGGCAACCGAGGATTCTCTATAGGTATCAACGACGTGACACCAGGTGAGAACCTGAAGAACAGGAAGGAGCAGCTTGTGGAAATCGCTTACCGCAAGtgcgacgagctgattACGTTGTTCAAGACGGGCAAGCTCGAGACGCAGCCGGGCTGCAACGAAGAGCAGACGCTGGAAGCCAAGATCGGTGGACTGCTGTCGAAAGTGCGGGAAGAAGTCGGCGAGGTGTgcatcaaggagctggacaagtCGAACGCACCGTTGATCATGGCGACTTGCGGGTCCAAAGGCTCGACGCTGAACGTGTCGCAGATGGTGGCTGTTGTCGGGCAGCAGATCATCTCTGGCCACCGTGTGCCGGACGGGTTCCAGGACCGGTCGCTGCCGCATTTCCTCAAGAACTCGAAATCGCCGCAGTCGAAAGGGTTTGTGCGCAACTCTTTCTTTTCCGGGCTCAGTCCGCCAGAGTTCCTGTTCCACGCCATCTCCGGCAGAGAGGGGCTCGTGGATACGGCCGTCAAGACCGCTGAGACGGGCTACACCTCGCGGCGACTGATGAAGTCGATGGAGGACCTGAGTGCCGGCTACGACGAGACCGTGCGTAACTCGAGCAACGGCATTGTGCAGTTCAACTATGGTGGCGACGGACTCGACCCGCTCGACATGGAGGGTGACGCCCGTCCTGTCAACTTCAACAGAACGTGGGACCACGCGTTCCACGTGACTCTGGACCACCACGAGCAGGGACTGTATCCGTACGAGGCGCTGCGGATCGCAGACTCGGTGCTGCAGCCGCTCAAGGACCGGCTTGTGCGCGTGGACAATTTGGGCCGGCCTCTGGCAGGGCGCGACGCGGAGAAGATCGAGTACGTCGACCGGCACGACGCCGAGCGCGACTTTTACAGCTCCATCAGGGCGTATATCGAGACGAAGTGCCGGAGCATCGCAAGGCTGCGGGAACAGCGCGGCCTGGATCCGTTGTTGGAGGCGCCAGAGGCCTCTGAGGGCCCTGGAACCCGGCCTGTGTCGGATCCGGAGCGGGAGCGCGTGGTGACAcagctggccaaggtgTCGGAAAGCATGATCCGCGAGTTTTTGCGGCTGTGTCTGCACAAGTATCTGAAAGCGAAGGTGGAGCCCGGCACGGCTGTGGGGGCGATCGGCGCGCACTCGATCGGCGAGCCGGGCACGCAGATGACGCTCAAGACGTTCCACTTTGCGGGTGTCGCGTCGATGAACGTGACGCTGGGAGTGCCGCGAatcaaggagatcatcaacgCGTCGAAGGTGATCTCGACGCCGATCATCAACGCGGTGCTGgtcaacgacgaggacgagcgcGCGGCGCGCGTGGTGAAGGGCCGCATCGAGAAGACGATTCTGGAAGACGTGGCGTTCTTCATCGAGGACGTGTACAAGGAGAACCAGGCGTACTTGCAGGTGAAGATCGACCTGCACACGATCGAGCGGCTGCAGCTCGAGCTGACGATCGACCAGATCGCGTCGGCGATCGTGGACGCGccaaagctcaagatctcGCGCGGCGACGTGGCCATCGTCGGCAAAAACAGGATCCAGGTGTTTGTGTCGGAGACGGGCAACGAGACGGGCAAGACCGCGCGCACGGCGTCGTCGCGCGAGTCGTCGGTGGTCAAGGACGCCGACGAGCGCGAGCGGCTCGAGCGCACGTCGCTCTTCTTCCGCATGCAGCAGCTCAGACGCGTTCTCACCAAGGTCGTCGTGAAGGGTCTGCCGGACATCTCGCGTGCGGTGATCAACGTCAAGGACGACGGCAagaaggagctgctggtggaagGCTACGGGCTCAAGGCGGTGATGGCGACGGACGGCGTGGTTGCGCACAGAACCAAGACGAACCACGTGCTCGAAATTTTCGACGTGCTCGGTATCGAGGCAGCCCGCGCCAGCATCATCTCGGAAATCGACTACACCATGGGCTCGCACGGTATGGCCGTCGACCCAAGACacatccagctgctcggcGACGTGATGACGTACAAGGGCGAGGTGCTGGGAATTACGCGGTTCGGGCTCGCCAAGATGCGCGACTCGGTGCTGCAGCTGGCCTCGTTCGAGAAAACCACCGACCATCTGTTCGACGCGGCGTTCTACATGAAAAAAGATCTGGTGGAAGGTGTTTCTGAAAGAATTATTTTGGGCCAAACGATGAGCATCGGCACGGGAGCGTTCAAGCTGGCGGCACAGAGCAAAGTCGACCCGGACAAGCTTCGGAAGAAAGAAACGCTGTTCGAGGACCTGTGTGCCCCCGTTGCGGCAGCTGCGTAA
- a CDS encoding FAS1 domain-containing protein → MKSNLLTLYLCLGAAAAKNVFQGLQVNDVDSLEKELELNKRDGKNVVSLELDEADLGWLKKEKRGEKHDPLWPSRVDKRGEEHDDLWASRVKRDEEHDALWASRVKRGEEHDDLWASRVKRDGKAYLGLQIPLEGPQPELEDALMPDAKTSNLATALTQIQDVSIFSSYIRDMVDLYQKCDDTTQFNINSQSDNMLLIFAPTNEAIAELSEKPWQFPRPVTRESDADDEASSYNIRHFVESHVVQSSNVADFAKAEAVLESLNGNRIHLRNSGTSFELSLDDVDEWLPIRKIELTANGALLLIDKTLSWPHRG, encoded by the coding sequence ATGAAAAGCAACTTGCTGACTTTATACCTTTGTTTGGGCGCAGCTGCGGCCAAAAATGTGTTTCAGGGGCTCCAGGTGAATGATGTTGActctttggagaaagaattggagctcaacaagcgGGATGGCAAAAACGTGGTTTCGTTGGAActggacgaggccgactTAGGTTGgctcaagaaggaaaagCGAGGTGAGAAACATGACCCTCTTTGGCCCAGCAGAGTTGACAAAAGAGGTGAAGAGCATGACGATCTCTGGGCGAGTAGGGTGAAGAGAGACGAAGAACATGACGCTCTTTGGGCCAGCAGGGTGAAGAGAGGTGAAGAACATGATGATCTCTGGGCGAGCAGAGTGAAGAGAGACGGCAAAGCGTACCTTGGCCTGCAGATTCCGCTCGAGGGTCCTCAGCCTGAGCTGGAGGATGCTCTAATGCCGGATGCCAAGACAAGTAATTTGGCTACTGCTTTGACGCAAATTCAGGACGTCTCCATCTTCTCGTCGTATATTCGCGACATGGTGGACCTTTACCAGAAGTGCGACGACACGACGCAATTCAATATCAACTCGCAGAGCGACAACATGCTGCTGATTTTTGCGCCAACGAACGAGGCCATTGCCGAGCTTTCCGAGAAGCCATGGCAGTTCCCAAGACCGGTTACCAGGGAGTCGGACgctgacgacgaggcgTCGAGCTACAACATCAGGCACTTTGTGGAGTCGCATGTGGTGCAGAGCTCGAATGTGGCAGACTTTGCCAAGGCAGAGGCTGTCCTGGAGTCGCTGAACGGCAACCGGATCCATCTGCGTAACTCCGGTACTAGCTTCGAGCTATCATtggacgacgtggacgagtGGCTGCCGATCCGCAAGATCGAGCTCACCGCGAACGGCGCGCTCCTACTCATCGACAAGACCCTCTCCTGGCCGCACAGAGGCtag